The following nucleotide sequence is from Streptomyces bathyalis.
GCCGATCGACGTCGAGCGGGCGCTGTCCGCCGAGCCCGTCAGCACCCGGATCACCTGGGGCCACAAGGATGTTCAGCTGTATCACCTGGGGCTCGGTGCGGGCGTGCCCGCGACCGATCTGCGGGAGTTGCGCTACACGCTGGAGAGCCGGCTGCACGTCCTGCCCAGCTTCGCCACAGTGGCGGGCGGCGGGATGGGCGTCGTGGGCGCGCTGTCCGCGCCCGGCATCGACGTGGATCTCGCAGCCGTGCTGCACGGCGGGCAGAGGGTCGAGACGCACAGGCCCGTTCCGGTCGGCGGCAGCGCGACGCAGACCTCGTCGGTCGCGGCCGTGTACGACAAGGGCAAGGCCGCCGTCATCGTGCTGCGTTCCGAAGCGGCCGACGAGGACGGCCCGTTGTGGACGTCGGAGGCCCAGATGTTCGTGAAGGGCGAGGGCGGCTTCGGCGGCGACCGCGGCCCCTCGTCCGGATCCGGAACGCCGGAGCGGGCCCCGGACCGCGAGGTGCGCCGCTCCGTGCGGGAGGACCAGGCACTCCTGTACCGGCTCTCCGGCGACTGGAATCCCCTGCACGCCGACCCGGATTTCGCGGCGCTGGCCGGCTTCGACAGGCCGATCCTGCACGGTCTGTGCTCGTACGGGATGGTGCTCAAGGCCGTGGTCGACACCGTGCTCGGCGGGGACGT
It contains:
- a CDS encoding MaoC/PaaZ C-terminal domain-containing protein encodes the protein MPIDVERALSAEPVSTRITWGHKDVQLYHLGLGAGVPATDLRELRYTLESRLHVLPSFATVAGGGMGVVGALSAPGIDVDLAAVLHGGQRVETHRPVPVGGSATQTSSVAAVYDKGKAAVIVLRSEAADEDGPLWTSEAQMFVKGEGGFGGDRGPSSGSGTPERAPDREVRRSVREDQALLYRLSGDWNPLHADPDFAALAGFDRPILHGLCSYGMVLKAVVDTVLGGDVTRVRSYSTRFAGIVFPGETLRVRMWTESDGGNGGDGGGDPKGAGGAGRVLLSVTAVERDDAPVLTDAVVAHS